The following are from one region of the Cloacibacterium normanense genome:
- a CDS encoding Txe/YoeB family addiction module toxin, translated as MKYIFVDESWEDYLYWQKTDKKKLKRINELLKDIARNPFEGIGKPEPLKHKYSGFWSRRIDEEHRLIYKYEEEQILIAKCRFHYD; from the coding sequence ATGAAGTACATTTTCGTAGATGAATCTTGGGAAGATTATCTTTATTGGCAGAAAACAGACAAAAAGAAGCTAAAAAGAATTAATGAACTTCTAAAAGATATTGCGAGAAATCCGTTTGAAGGAATCGGAAAACCCGAACCTTTAAAACACAAATATTCTGGATTTTGGTCACGAAGAATTGATGAGGAACACCGATTAATCTATAAATACGAGGAAGAACAAATTTTAATTGCCAAATGCAGGTTCCATTATGACTAA
- the nosD gene encoding nitrous oxide reductase family maturation protein NosD, with the protein MVGKNQAYKTINSALAQAQNGDTILVQKGHYREGNINIQKSIALIGIGRPVLDGQMKYEIVSLRANKILLQGFKIINSGEDEVKNIGAVRLYDSQFSTIKNNIFENNYFGITIQRGYQCLIQNNKITTNRGKSQELIGDGVHVWSSAEIWIKNNYISGHKDGIYLEKANNTFVFRNISEKNKRYGLHFMFAHNNVYTGNIFKNNDAGVAVMYSRNVGMYKNKFLDNWGDGVYGLLLKDLTFSKIKNNIFNNNTAAIFMDGTSKVDLNNNQFSNNGWGIKLNANCMENRLMKNNFENNTFDVSTSGSLVMNIFKNNHWDKYEGYDLDKDQIGDVPFHPLSLYSVLSEQNPMIMLLYRAFFVEILDRSERLIPSLTPENFVDEKPQMKANEVM; encoded by the coding sequence GTGGTAGGTAAAAATCAAGCTTATAAAACCATTAACTCTGCTCTTGCTCAAGCTCAAAATGGCGATACGATTTTGGTGCAAAAAGGACATTACAGAGAAGGAAACATCAACATCCAAAAATCTATTGCCCTGATTGGAATCGGTAGACCTGTTTTGGACGGTCAAATGAAGTACGAAATTGTTTCTCTAAGAGCGAATAAAATTCTTTTGCAAGGTTTTAAAATCATCAATTCTGGGGAAGACGAAGTGAAAAACATAGGAGCTGTTCGATTATATGACAGTCAGTTTTCCACCATTAAAAATAATATTTTCGAGAACAATTACTTCGGGATAACCATACAGAGAGGGTATCAATGTTTGATTCAAAACAATAAAATCACCACCAATAGAGGAAAATCTCAAGAATTAATCGGTGATGGCGTTCACGTTTGGTCCAGTGCAGAAATCTGGATCAAAAACAATTATATTTCTGGTCACAAAGACGGCATTTACTTAGAAAAAGCCAACAACACCTTTGTTTTTAGAAATATTTCTGAAAAAAATAAACGTTATGGGTTGCACTTTATGTTCGCGCATAACAATGTCTACACCGGAAATATTTTTAAGAATAATGACGCTGGAGTTGCTGTAATGTACAGCCGAAATGTAGGCATGTACAAAAATAAATTCCTCGATAACTGGGGAGATGGCGTTTATGGACTTTTGCTCAAAGACCTTACGTTCAGTAAAATCAAAAACAATATTTTTAATAACAACACCGCTGCCATTTTTATGGATGGCACTTCTAAAGTTGACCTTAACAACAATCAATTTTCAAACAACGGTTGGGGTATAAAACTCAATGCCAATTGCATGGAAAACCGTCTCATGAAGAATAATTTCGAAAATAATACTTTCGATGTGAGCACGAGTGGAAGTCTTGTGATGAATATTTTTAAAAATAATCATTGGGACAAATACGAAGGTTATGATCTAGACAAAGACCAAATTGGCGATGTACCATTTCATCCCTTGAGTTTATACTCCGTGCTTTCTGAACAAAATCCTATGATTATGTTGTTGTACCGAGCTTTTTTCGTGGAGATATTAGATCGTTCCGAACGCTTAATTCCAAGTCTTACTCCTGAGAATTTTGTAGATGAGAAGCCGCAGATGAAAGCTAATGAAGTGATGTGA
- a CDS encoding ABC transporter ATP-binding protein: MIEIKNLTKKFNKFTALNQVNIRFNDGHSVALIGPNGCGKTTLIKCILGLNVVEDGDILVNNESVKEHYLYRKNIGYMPQIGRYPENMTIAQTIQMIKDTRKVSENELDTELLEAFELESIFDKKMRTLSGGTTQKVSAVLAFLFNPGIIILDEPTAGLDPLASEILKNKIIKEKNKGKLIIITSHLLSELDDIVSEIVFMNEGKVIVHQSVEELMTERKTEKISESIISILKEMKP, translated from the coding sequence ATGATTGAAATAAAAAATTTAACCAAAAAATTCAATAAGTTCACTGCGCTTAATCAGGTGAATATTCGCTTTAATGATGGGCATTCTGTTGCACTCATTGGTCCCAATGGTTGCGGAAAAACCACCCTTATTAAATGTATTCTCGGATTAAATGTAGTAGAAGATGGCGATATTTTGGTCAATAATGAAAGCGTAAAAGAACATTATCTCTACCGAAAAAATATTGGTTACATGCCACAAATTGGTCGATATCCTGAAAATATGACCATCGCACAAACCATTCAGATGATTAAAGATACCCGAAAAGTCTCTGAAAACGAATTGGATACTGAACTTTTAGAAGCTTTCGAACTGGAAAGTATCTTCGACAAAAAAATGCGCACGCTTTCTGGCGGAACTACCCAAAAAGTAAGTGCTGTTTTGGCTTTTTTATTCAATCCTGGGATTATTATTTTAGATGAACCTACGGCAGGTTTAGACCCACTCGCTTCTGAAATTTTAAAAAATAAAATCATCAAAGAAAAAAACAAAGGAAAACTCATCATTATCACCTCTCACCTCTTGAGCGAATTGGATGATATCGTGAGTGAAATTGTTTTTATGAATGAAGGAAAAGTCATTGTTCACCAATCTGTAGAAGAATTAATGACCGAAAGAAAAACCGAAAAAATCTCAGAAAGTATCATCAGTATTTTAAAGGAAATGAAGCCATGA
- a CDS encoding type II toxin-antitoxin system Phd/YefM family antitoxin — MIVTSISDFRKDIKNYLDRVAKNFETLIINRGKDSGIVVISLEEYNSLMATNHELSSRINEKRLDAAIEKLNQGNSFEKPLIEE, encoded by the coding sequence ATGATTGTAACTAGCATTTCTGATTTCAGAAAAGACATCAAAAATTATTTAGATCGAGTGGCGAAGAATTTTGAAACTCTTATCATAAATCGTGGAAAAGATTCGGGGATTGTGGTTATTTCTCTTGAAGAATACAATTCTTTAATGGCTACCAATCACGAATTATCATCACGTATCAATGAAAAGCGATTAGATGCTGCCATTGAAAAACTTAACCAAGGCAATTCATTTGAAAAACCATTAATTGAAGAATAA
- a CDS encoding fasciclin domain-containing protein, whose product MKKTFLILSCVALGLISCNKTEATTETSTSTETVAGGQEAVVDEDSAPTIVKLAAGNKDLSTLVTAVEAAGLTTSLSNAGPFTVFAPVNAAFDKLPAGTVDDLLKPENNSKLGDILGHHTYVGVIKTEQMTDGQSLGMVDGKNITIKMVNGKPTINGTVNIIATVPASNGIVHVVDGVILPQ is encoded by the coding sequence ATGAAAAAGACATTTCTAATCCTTTCTTGTGTTGCTCTAGGACTTATCTCTTGCAACAAAACCGAGGCTACCACTGAAACCTCAACCTCTACAGAAACTGTAGCTGGTGGTCAAGAAGCTGTAGTAGACGAAGATTCTGCACCTACCATTGTTAAATTAGCGGCAGGAAATAAAGATCTTTCTACCCTTGTTACCGCAGTAGAAGCAGCGGGACTCACTACTTCTCTCAGTAATGCAGGTCCATTTACTGTTTTTGCGCCTGTAAATGCTGCTTTTGATAAATTACCTGCTGGAACAGTTGATGATTTATTAAAACCTGAAAACAACAGTAAATTGGGTGATATTTTAGGACACCACACTTATGTAGGAGTGATTAAAACAGAACAAATGACTGACGGTCAATCTTTAGGCATGGTAGACGGTAAAAATATTACTATTAAAATGGTGAATGGCAAACCTACCATCAATGGAACGGTTAATATTATTGCTACCGTTCCTGCCTCTAACGGAATTGTACACGTAGTAGATGGCGTTATTTTACCACAATAA
- a CDS encoding ABC transporter permease subunit: protein MNNIAKFIFFDILKNKIVLLYTLLLFVISWSVLGLDSNYTKATLSLLNIVLLVVPLVSIIFSTIYVYNSSQFIELLLSQPIARGKIWLNIFIGLSSALILAYLLGCGVPILLYSSIETGFSLIIIGVMLSVIFTAFAMLSSIGSRDRAKGIGISIFVWLFFAIIYDGILLVLMFQFSDYPIEGIMATLAAINPIGLARIFVLLQLNISAMLGYSGAVFKDIFGSGGGMGISMVILFIWIAVPFLLSYIKFNKKDL, encoded by the coding sequence ATGAACAATATCGCAAAATTCATCTTTTTCGACATTTTAAAGAATAAAATCGTCTTGTTGTATACCCTACTCCTCTTTGTTATTTCATGGTCAGTATTGGGATTAGATAGCAATTATACCAAAGCTACGTTGAGTTTGCTCAATATCGTTTTATTGGTGGTTCCACTTGTGAGCATTATTTTTTCTACGATTTATGTGTATAACAGCAGTCAGTTTATAGAATTATTGCTCAGTCAACCCATTGCAAGAGGTAAAATTTGGTTGAATATTTTTATCGGACTTTCCTCTGCATTGATTCTGGCGTATTTACTTGGTTGTGGCGTTCCTATTTTGCTTTATTCTTCTATAGAAACAGGGTTTTCGCTTATTATCATTGGAGTAATGCTTTCGGTTATTTTCACGGCATTTGCTATGTTGTCTTCGATTGGAAGTAGAGACCGAGCTAAAGGAATAGGAATTTCGATTTTTGTATGGTTGTTTTTCGCTATAATTTATGACGGCATTTTATTGGTTCTCATGTTCCAATTTTCGGATTATCCCATTGAAGGAATCATGGCGACATTGGCAGCAATAAACCCTATTGGTCTTGCTCGAATTTTCGTGCTCTTGCAACTCAATATTTCAGCGATGCTCGGCTATTCTGGAGCAGTTTTTAAAGATATTTTTGGTTCAGGTGGCGGAATGGGAATTTCTATGGTGATTCTCTTTATTTGGATTGCAGTCCCTTTTCTGCTCTCTTATATCAAGTTTAATAAGAAAGATTTATAA
- a CDS encoding Crp/Fnr family transcriptional regulator has protein sequence MSFIIDQEFSFNTNAELKKYKKDELIQSEGNYSHSFYYLVKGELSVFHFTEEGKEFLQHKVFDQSFFGEPAVLLGRPFPGNVVVTSECAEVYKINKDNFLNYLKQKPDLLIEFTKSIAEKSISKSNSIKNIVFLNPENRIFSQLCDYKKQKSCGEEKILINITRKELSNMTGLRTETIIRTVKKMERDGKLEIRNGKIYF, from the coding sequence ATGAGTTTTATTATAGATCAAGAATTTAGTTTTAACACAAATGCTGAGTTAAAAAAATACAAAAAAGATGAGCTTATCCAAAGCGAAGGAAATTATTCGCATTCGTTTTATTATTTGGTAAAAGGAGAACTTTCTGTCTTTCACTTTACCGAAGAAGGTAAAGAATTTTTGCAACACAAAGTGTTTGACCAAAGTTTTTTCGGGGAGCCAGCGGTTCTGTTAGGGAGACCTTTTCCGGGAAATGTAGTGGTGACTTCAGAATGTGCAGAAGTTTACAAAATCAACAAAGATAATTTCCTCAATTATCTGAAACAAAAACCAGACTTACTCATAGAATTTACCAAGTCTATTGCCGAAAAATCCATTAGCAAAAGCAATTCTATTAAAAATATTGTTTTCCTGAATCCTGAGAACAGAATTTTCAGCCAACTCTGCGATTATAAAAAGCAAAAAAGCTGTGGCGAAGAAAAAATTCTGATAAACATCACCCGAAAAGAACTTTCGAACATGACGGGTCTCAGAACCGAAACCATCATCAGAACCGTAAAAAAAATGGAAAGAGATGGCAAGTTAGAAATCAGAAATGGTAAAATTTATTTCTAG